In Halostella litorea, a single window of DNA contains:
- a CDS encoding metallophosphoesterase, translating to MAAVEPVPGAPAAVADHGDGRALVVADYHAGIEAGLRYERGVEIDSRAERRRERLRGLLAETDPDRLVVLGDLMHSIGDPGGAERGEVEVLLESLPADLPVTLVKGNHDGDAESWVEGVDVTDGDGVRIGDVGFAHGHTWPSPDVLAADVVCTAHEHPCVRLEDEVGGSRVERVWLRGPAAAEPFAARHDGLDWTAPDLVVFPAFNELSGGTWVNVAGQSFLSPFLPEGLVDGQAYLLDGTRLGTYDRV from the coding sequence ATGGCCGCGGTCGAGCCGGTCCCGGGCGCGCCCGCCGCAGTGGCCGACCACGGCGACGGGCGGGCGCTCGTCGTCGCGGACTACCACGCCGGCATCGAAGCCGGACTGCGCTACGAGCGGGGCGTCGAGATCGACAGCCGCGCGGAGCGGCGGCGCGAGCGCCTGCGGGGGTTACTCGCCGAGACCGACCCCGACCGGCTGGTGGTGCTCGGCGACCTGATGCACTCCATCGGCGATCCGGGCGGCGCGGAGCGCGGCGAGGTGGAGGTGCTGCTGGAGTCCCTGCCCGCGGACCTGCCGGTGACGCTTGTCAAGGGGAACCACGACGGCGACGCGGAGTCGTGGGTCGAGGGCGTCGACGTGACCGACGGCGACGGCGTCCGGATCGGCGACGTGGGGTTCGCGCACGGCCACACGTGGCCCTCGCCGGACGTGCTCGCGGCGGACGTGGTGTGTACGGCCCACGAGCACCCGTGCGTCCGGCTTGAGGACGAGGTCGGCGGGAGCCGCGTCGAGCGCGTCTGGCTCCGCGGGCCGGCGGCGGCCGAACCGTTCGCGGCCCGCCACGACGGCCTCGACTGGACGGCCCCGGACCTCGTCGTGTTCCCGGCGTTCAACGAACTGTCGGGCGGGACGTGGGTGAACGTCGCCGGCCAGTCCTTCCTCTCGCCGTTCCTGCCGGAGGGGCTGGTCGACGGGCAGGCGTACCTGCTGGACGGCACTCGCCTCGGCACGTACGACCGGGTCTGA
- a CDS encoding PadR family transcriptional regulator translates to MYDLTGFQRDLLYVIAGEDDPHGLAIKDELEDYYESEIHHGRLYPNLDTLVEKGIVDKGEVDRRTNYYALTQRGEREIEARREWEQQYIDDGEELEVGRVAEAD, encoded by the coding sequence ATGTATGACCTAACAGGATTTCAGCGCGATCTGCTGTACGTGATCGCCGGCGAAGACGATCCGCACGGACTCGCGATCAAGGACGAACTGGAGGACTACTACGAGTCCGAGATCCACCACGGTCGGCTGTACCCGAACCTCGACACGCTCGTCGAGAAGGGGATCGTCGACAAGGGCGAGGTGGACCGACGGACGAACTACTACGCGCTGACCCAACGCGGCGAGCGCGAGATCGAGGCCCGGCGCGAGTGGGAGCAGCAGTACATCGACGACGGGGAGGAGCTGGAAGTCGGGCGAGTTGCGGAAGCCGACTGA
- a CDS encoding DEAD/DEAH box helicase, with translation MSDSGVAPDSAAFTRLGDEVRAALSDRGFHTPTEPQKRAIPPLSAGEDTLVVAPTGTGKTETAMLPVFDAIARAEPRFGVSALYVTPLRALNRDMRERLDWWGEELGIDIDVRHGDTTDYQRSKQAEDPPDVLVTTPETLQAMFTGSKLRRALEDVEHVVVDEVHELAASKRGAQLTVGLERLRELAGPFQRVGLSATVGDPADVGRFLTGGRGCTVRSVDVGSKVSVTVREPTVTDEDERLAGELMTDASTASHVRAIRDVVAENESTLIFVNTRQTAEALGSRFKELDLPIGVHHGSLSKSARIEVEDRFKGGELDALLCTSSMELGIDVGHIDHVVQYGSPRQVTRLLQRVGRAGHRMDQVSEGTVITTRPDDTFEALAIARRAKAGEVEPTAIHDGSLDVVANQVPGMVMASEDGVGAMWAYEVVTNAYPFRDLTREEFRAVLRELKGNRIVWVDEEADRIESSGSTWQYVYANLSMIPDEETYTVEDVASGRGIGTLDERFVVNFAAPGEVFIQRGEMWRITEIDDEESEVLVTPIEDPAGEVPTWVGQEIPVPRAVAGEVGEMRGVAAPQFAAGADAAGVAREFAGRYPTDERTAERALAQVERQVEADAPTPTDDRIVVEHRGRTVVVNAAFGHQVNETLGRVLSSLVGQRTGSSVGLDVDPYRIELEVPSGVTGPDVVEVLEDTDPDHVEAIIELSLKRSDALKFKLSQVAAKFGALKRWQGSGGFSADRLLAALEDTPVYDEAVREVFHEELDVAGAAEVLAAVRDGDLELVSVGGRTSVGTGGRSGGRELLAPENADASVIDTVRERIRNDRVILFCLHCQDWKRKKPVRRVRDQPECPECGSTRVAALNPWADEVVKAVRAPEKDEEQEKQTERAYRSASLVQSHGKRAVIALAARGVGPHNAARIINKLREDEDEFYRDILAQERQYARTQSFWD, from the coding sequence ATGAGCGACAGCGGCGTCGCACCGGATTCTGCCGCGTTCACGCGACTCGGCGACGAGGTCCGGGCGGCGCTCTCGGATCGGGGGTTTCACACGCCGACGGAGCCACAGAAGCGGGCGATCCCGCCGCTTTCGGCCGGCGAGGACACGCTGGTCGTGGCACCCACGGGGACTGGCAAGACCGAGACGGCGATGCTCCCGGTCTTCGACGCCATTGCCCGGGCGGAGCCGCGGTTCGGCGTGTCGGCGCTGTACGTCACGCCGCTGCGCGCACTGAACCGCGACATGCGCGAGCGCCTGGACTGGTGGGGCGAGGAACTCGGCATCGACATCGACGTGCGCCACGGCGACACGACCGACTACCAGCGGAGCAAGCAGGCGGAGGACCCGCCCGACGTGCTGGTGACGACGCCGGAGACCCTGCAGGCGATGTTCACGGGGTCGAAGCTCCGGCGCGCGCTCGAAGACGTCGAACACGTCGTCGTCGACGAGGTCCACGAACTCGCCGCCTCCAAGCGCGGGGCCCAGTTGACGGTCGGCCTCGAACGGCTCCGCGAACTGGCCGGCCCGTTCCAGCGGGTCGGCCTCTCGGCGACGGTCGGCGACCCGGCGGATGTCGGGCGCTTTCTCACCGGCGGCCGCGGCTGTACCGTGCGTTCGGTCGACGTGGGGAGCAAGGTGAGCGTGACCGTCCGCGAGCCGACCGTGACCGACGAGGACGAGCGCCTCGCGGGCGAACTGATGACGGACGCATCGACGGCCAGCCACGTCCGGGCGATCCGGGACGTGGTGGCCGAGAACGAGTCGACGCTGATCTTCGTCAACACGCGCCAGACCGCGGAGGCGCTTGGCTCGCGGTTCAAAGAACTCGACCTGCCGATCGGCGTCCACCACGGGTCGCTGTCGAAGTCCGCCCGCATCGAGGTCGAGGACCGGTTCAAGGGCGGCGAACTGGACGCCCTGCTCTGTACGTCGTCGATGGAACTGGGCATCGACGTGGGTCACATCGACCACGTCGTCCAGTACGGTAGCCCACGGCAGGTGACCCGCCTCCTCCAGCGGGTCGGGCGGGCCGGCCACCGGATGGACCAGGTCTCGGAGGGGACGGTGATCACCACCCGGCCGGACGACACGTTCGAGGCGCTGGCGATCGCCCGCCGCGCGAAGGCCGGCGAGGTGGAACCGACGGCGATCCACGACGGCAGCCTCGACGTGGTCGCCAACCAGGTGCCGGGGATGGTGATGGCCAGCGAGGACGGCGTCGGCGCGATGTGGGCCTACGAGGTGGTGACGAACGCGTACCCGTTCCGGGACCTGACACGGGAGGAGTTCCGGGCGGTCCTCCGCGAACTGAAGGGCAACCGGATCGTCTGGGTCGACGAGGAGGCCGACCGGATCGAGTCCTCGGGGAGCACCTGGCAGTACGTGTACGCCAACCTCTCGATGATCCCCGACGAGGAGACGTACACCGTCGAGGACGTGGCCAGCGGGCGCGGCATCGGCACGCTCGACGAGCGGTTCGTCGTCAACTTCGCCGCGCCGGGCGAGGTGTTCATCCAGCGCGGCGAGATGTGGCGGATCACCGAGATAGACGACGAGGAGAGCGAGGTGCTTGTCACGCCCATCGAGGACCCCGCCGGCGAGGTGCCAACGTGGGTCGGCCAGGAGATACCGGTGCCCCGCGCCGTGGCCGGCGAGGTCGGCGAGATGCGCGGCGTCGCCGCACCCCAGTTCGCGGCGGGGGCGGACGCGGCCGGGGTCGCGCGCGAGTTCGCCGGCAGGTATCCGACCGACGAGCGGACCGCCGAGCGCGCGCTGGCACAGGTCGAGCGGCAGGTCGAGGCGGACGCGCCGACGCCCACCGATGACCGGATCGTCGTCGAGCACCGCGGGCGGACCGTCGTCGTCAACGCCGCGTTCGGCCACCAGGTCAACGAGACGCTCGGGCGCGTCCTCTCGTCGCTGGTCGGCCAGCGGACCGGGTCGTCGGTCGGCCTCGACGTCGACCCCTACCGGATCGAACTGGAGGTACCGAGCGGCGTCACCGGCCCGGACGTCGTGGAGGTACTGGAGGACACCGACCCGGACCACGTCGAGGCGATCATCGAACTGAGCCTCAAGCGCTCGGACGCGCTGAAGTTCAAGCTCTCGCAGGTGGCGGCGAAGTTCGGCGCGCTGAAGCGCTGGCAGGGGTCGGGCGGCTTCTCGGCCGACCGCCTGCTCGCCGCGCTGGAGGACACGCCCGTCTACGACGAGGCGGTCCGCGAGGTGTTCCACGAGGAACTCGACGTGGCCGGCGCGGCCGAGGTGCTGGCCGCCGTCCGCGACGGCGACCTCGAACTCGTCTCCGTCGGCGGGCGCACCAGCGTCGGGACGGGCGGCCGCTCGGGCGGGCGCGAACTGCTCGCCCCGGAGAACGCCGACGCGAGCGTCATCGACACCGTCCGCGAGCGCATCCGGAACGACCGCGTGATCCTGTTCTGCCTCCACTGTCAGGACTGGAAGCGCAAGAAGCCGGTCCGGCGGGTGCGCGACCAGCCCGAATGCCCGGAGTGCGGGTCGACGCGGGTCGCCGCGCTCAACCCGTGGGCCGACGAGGTGGTGAAGGCCGTCCGCGCCCCGGAGAAAGACGAGGAGCAGGAGAAACAGACCGAGCGGGCGTACCGGTCGGCCAGCCTCGTCCAGAGCCACGGGAAGCGGGCGGTGATAGCGCTCGCCGCCCGCGGCGTCGGCCCGCACAACGCCGCCCGCATCATCAACAAACTCCGCGAGGACGAGGACGAGTTCTACCGCGACATCCTCGCGCAGGAGCGCCAGTACGCCCGGACGCAGTCGTTCTGGGACTGA
- a CDS encoding protein sorting system archaetidylserine decarboxylase, which yields MTLAPGGWRYAVPPALAAVPALIFSVGLSAALVALAVGVVAFFRDPDRTPPPTGVLSPADGKVSVIREEGDRLRVGVFMNVWNVHVNRAPMAGTVESVEHRPGAHRPAFSKESDRNERVWIEFGECEVSLIAGAFARRIHPYVEAGDAVSRGDRIGHIAFGSRADVLLPPDVDRADLAVEKGDKVTAGESVIAYSGDATPPVGGQTVLGVEDEADGVDPTGTDPDEEGGPA from the coding sequence ATGACTCTCGCCCCGGGCGGCTGGCGCTACGCCGTGCCGCCGGCGCTGGCCGCGGTGCCCGCGCTCATCTTCTCGGTCGGCCTGAGCGCCGCGCTGGTCGCGCTCGCCGTCGGCGTCGTCGCGTTCTTCCGCGACCCCGACCGGACGCCGCCGCCGACCGGGGTCCTCTCGCCCGCGGACGGGAAGGTGTCGGTGATCCGCGAGGAGGGCGACCGCCTCCGCGTCGGCGTGTTCATGAACGTCTGGAACGTCCACGTCAACCGCGCGCCGATGGCCGGCACGGTCGAGTCCGTCGAACACCGCCCGGGCGCACACCGCCCCGCGTTCTCGAAGGAGTCCGACCGGAACGAGCGGGTGTGGATCGAGTTCGGCGAGTGCGAGGTGAGCCTCATCGCCGGCGCGTTCGCGCGGCGGATCCACCCCTACGTCGAGGCGGGCGACGCGGTTTCGCGGGGCGACCGCATCGGCCACATCGCCTTCGGTAGCCGGGCGGACGTGCTCCTGCCGCCGGACGTCGACCGCGCGGATCTGGCCGTCGAGAAGGGGGATAAGGTGACCGCCGGCGAGAGCGTGATCGCCTACTCGGGCGACGCGACGCCGCCGGTCGGCGGCCAGACGGTGCTCGGCGTCGAGGACGAGGCGGACGGCGTCGACCCGACCGGAACCGACCCGGACGAGGAGGGCGGTCCGGCGTGA
- a CDS encoding AAA family ATPase yields the protein MNSQGSAAVELTVRGAEKRDAGRGVARLPEAARRKLGVLSGDTVVVRGERTTVAKVWPADGDVPSDAILVDADTRANAGVQIGDTVVVAKRAVEDALSITVAPPPSLDDVDASVVERAVTGDLHDRPVSAGEQVRLERVADAPFRVVDTEPDGPVRVTRSTTVFTAPDPYEPDAPGVREEAGGDGEAVVTYEDIGGLDDELELVREMIEIPLSEPELFRELGVDAPKGVLLYGPPGTGKTLIAKAVSNEVDAEFVTVHGPEIMSKYKGESEERLREAFDRAAQNAPAVVFFDEIDSIAGDRDDSDGAENRVVAQLLSLMDGLDSREDVVVIGATNRPDAIDPALRRGGRFDREIGIGVPDETGREEILAVQTRGMPLAEDVSLGKLAARTHGFVGADLHALVTEAAMHALPRFREADDDVPREVTRADFDAALAAVEPSAMREYVAETPSTSFDEVGGLQAAKDTLTEAVEWPLAYERLFEVTNTDPPSGVLLYGPPGTGKTLLARALAGETDVNFVHVNGPEIIDKYVGESEKAVREVFDRARQAAPSIVFFDEIDAVTARRGEGHEVTERVVSQLLTELDGLAENPNVVVLAATNRRDAIDPAILRPGRIDTHVEVPEPDEAARRKILAVHARGKPLADDVDLDALAADLAGYTGADLEAVVRDATMRAIRELADEFGPEEANRRAEEIAVTPAHFDAAVEAVDPSGR from the coding sequence ATGAACTCGCAGGGGTCCGCCGCCGTCGAACTCACGGTCCGGGGCGCGGAGAAGCGCGACGCCGGCCGGGGCGTCGCCAGGCTCCCCGAGGCGGCACGCCGGAAACTGGGCGTCCTCTCGGGCGACACAGTCGTCGTCCGGGGGGAGCGCACGACGGTCGCCAAGGTGTGGCCGGCGGACGGCGACGTGCCGAGCGACGCGATCCTCGTCGACGCCGACACGCGGGCAAACGCCGGGGTACAGATCGGCGACACGGTCGTCGTCGCAAAGCGCGCCGTCGAGGACGCGCTGTCGATCACGGTCGCGCCGCCGCCGTCGCTGGACGACGTCGACGCGAGCGTCGTCGAGCGGGCCGTCACCGGCGACCTCCACGACCGCCCGGTCAGCGCCGGCGAGCAGGTGCGGCTCGAACGCGTCGCCGACGCGCCGTTCCGCGTCGTCGACACGGAGCCGGACGGCCCCGTCCGCGTGACGCGGTCGACGACGGTGTTCACGGCCCCCGACCCCTACGAGCCGGACGCGCCCGGGGTGCGCGAGGAGGCCGGCGGCGACGGCGAGGCCGTCGTCACCTACGAGGACATCGGCGGGCTGGACGACGAACTGGAACTGGTCCGGGAGATGATCGAGATCCCGCTCTCTGAGCCGGAACTGTTCCGCGAACTGGGCGTCGACGCGCCGAAGGGCGTCCTGCTGTACGGGCCGCCCGGCACCGGGAAGACGCTCATCGCCAAGGCCGTCTCGAACGAGGTCGACGCCGAGTTCGTCACGGTCCACGGCCCGGAGATCATGTCGAAGTACAAGGGCGAGAGCGAGGAGCGCCTGCGCGAGGCGTTCGACCGCGCGGCCCAGAACGCGCCAGCAGTCGTGTTCTTCGACGAAATCGACTCCATCGCGGGCGACCGCGACGACAGCGACGGCGCGGAGAACCGCGTCGTCGCCCAGCTACTGAGCCTGATGGACGGGCTCGACAGCCGCGAGGACGTGGTCGTCATCGGCGCGACGAACCGGCCGGACGCCATCGACCCGGCGCTCCGGCGCGGCGGCCGCTTCGACCGCGAGATTGGGATCGGCGTCCCGGACGAGACGGGGCGGGAGGAGATACTGGCCGTCCAGACCCGGGGGATGCCGCTGGCCGAGGACGTGTCGCTGGGGAAACTCGCCGCCCGGACCCACGGCTTCGTCGGCGCGGACCTCCACGCGCTCGTGACGGAGGCGGCGATGCACGCGCTGCCGCGGTTCCGCGAGGCCGACGACGACGTGCCCCGCGAGGTGACCCGCGCGGATTTCGACGCCGCGCTGGCCGCCGTCGAGCCGTCGGCGATGCGCGAGTACGTCGCCGAGACGCCGTCGACGAGCTTCGACGAGGTGGGCGGCCTGCAGGCGGCCAAGGACACGCTCACCGAGGCCGTCGAGTGGCCCCTCGCCTACGAGCGCCTGTTCGAGGTGACCAACACCGACCCCCCTAGCGGCGTCCTGCTGTACGGCCCGCCCGGCACGGGGAAGACCCTGCTCGCCCGCGCGCTGGCCGGCGAGACGGACGTGAACTTCGTCCACGTGAACGGCCCGGAGATCATCGACAAGTACGTCGGCGAGAGCGAGAAGGCCGTCCGCGAGGTGTTCGACCGCGCCCGGCAGGCCGCGCCGAGCATCGTCTTCTTCGACGAGATAGACGCCGTCACGGCCCGCCGGGGCGAGGGCCACGAGGTGACCGAGCGCGTCGTCTCCCAGTTGCTGACCGAACTGGACGGCCTCGCGGAGAACCCCAACGTCGTCGTGCTGGCGGCGACGAACCGCCGGGACGCCATCGACCCGGCGATCCTCCGGCCCGGTCGCATCGACACGCACGTCGAGGTGCCCGAACCGGACGAGGCCGCGCGCCGGAAGATCCTCGCCGTCCACGCCCGCGGGAAGCCGCTCGCCGACGACGTGGACCTCGACGCGCTGGCCGCCGACCTGGCGGGCTACACCGGCGCTGACCTCGAAGCGGTCGTGAGAGACGCCACGATGCGGGCGATCCGCGAACTCGCGGACGAATTCGGCCCCGAGGAGGCGAACCGACGCGCCGAGGAGATAGCGGTCACGCCGGCGCACTTCGACGCGGCGGTCGAGGCGGTCGACCCGAGCGGCCGGTAA
- a CDS encoding DUF7128 family protein: MVVQTERDDMTWYECEACGLLFDDRDDARQHEENCDAEEPSYIQ, encoded by the coding sequence ATGGTCGTACAAACGGAGCGCGACGACATGACCTGGTACGAGTGCGAGGCCTGTGGCCTGCTGTTCGACGACCGGGACGACGCGCGCCAACACGAGGAGAACTGCGACGCCGAGGAGCCGTCGTACATCCAGTGA
- a CDS encoding DUF7508 domain-containing protein — protein sequence MALRKQWRPLTRETVGRAPERYGVYELGEDGEVVEVGHGVLRDELKTALSYGDGSQVRWKETNTAERAAELAAEHRG from the coding sequence ATGGCGCTGCGCAAGCAGTGGCGGCCGCTGACCCGGGAGACCGTCGGGCGAGCGCCGGAGCGGTACGGCGTGTACGAACTCGGCGAGGACGGTGAGGTGGTCGAGGTCGGCCACGGCGTCCTCCGCGACGAACTGAAGACGGCGCTTTCCTACGGCGACGGGTCGCAGGTCCGCTGGAAGGAGACGAACACCGCCGAGCGGGCGGCGGAACTCGCGGCGGAACACCGCGGGTGA